The sequence CCTTACAAGCAGAGGGTCGATGGTTCGAATCCGTCAACTCCCACAAAAAGCCTTAGCGATTGCTAAGGCTTTTTTGTTTTAGGGAATGAGGAACTTCTTTGCTGCCACAGGCCAATTAATCGCCCTTTTCTACCGGCGTCACCCTCACCTCCTTCATCTCACTCCCTCTTATCACTTTCAAAAACTGCCACTGCCCGATCTTCTCCTCCGTCATCATTTTAAAAAACTGGTCCGCCGTCTCCACCATCATATCTGCAAATCCCACAATGATATCCCCACTCAACACACCTGCTTTTGCCGCCGGACTATTTCTCTCTACCTGCGTTACAAACAATCCCTGTCGGTTCTTCACTTCATGAATGGCTCTCAACCTCGGCACCAGATCTACCTGCTGCATCGCCACACCGATATACGCACGCTTCACCTTTCCAAAACGGATTAACTGATTTGCGATCGATTTAGCCGTGTTTATACTAATGGCGAAACACAATCCCTGTGCACCATTTATAATCGCTGTATTGACCCCAATTACGGCCCCATCGCCATTTATGAGCGGACCTCCTGAATTACCAGGATTCAATGCGGCATCTGTTTGTATCAATGCATCCATCATCATTCCATCAGCACCTCTCAACGATCGGCCTAATGCACTGATCACACCTGTCGTTACCGTATGCTGAAAGCCTAATGGATTGCCGATGGCAATGGCGAGTTGTCCCACCTTTAATTCATCCGAATCTCCAAAGGGTACTGTCGTCATTACCCCTGCTTCTATCTTCAATACAGCTAAGTCTGTTGCTGCATCCTGCCCTGCAAGATACGCGGGGTAAGTCCTCCCGTCCTGCAACATTACCCTCAGATGGTTGGCGCCTTTTACGACATGACTGTTCGTAAACAGGTATCCATCTGAGGAAAAAATAAACCCGGAACCAGATCCTCCCACGACATCACCGCGTGGGCTGCGT is a genomic window of Chitinophaga sp. LS1 containing:
- a CDS encoding S1C family serine protease, with protein sequence MDTYSQVIISAVEKVSPAVVKIERLERSPRGDVVGGSGSGFIFSSDGYLFTNSHVVKGANHLRVMLQDGRTYPAYLAGQDAATDLAVLKIEAGVMTTVPFGDSDELKVGQLAIAIGNPLGFQHTVTTGVISALGRSLRGADGMMMDALIQTDAALNPGNSGGPLINGDGAVIGVNTAIINGAQGLCFAISINTAKSIANQLIRFGKVKRAYIGVAMQQVDLVPRLRAIHEVKNRQGLFVTQVERNSPAAKAGVLSGDIIVGFADMMVETADQFFKMMTEEKIGQWQFLKVIRGSEMKEVRVTPVEKGD